The Mesorhizobium sp. M1D.F.Ca.ET.043.01.1.1 genome contains a region encoding:
- a CDS encoding DUF1476 domain-containing protein: MSSMKDREEGFERKFVFDEELRFKASARRNRALGLWAAEKLGKTGADAEAYAKQVVVADIEEAGDHDVFRKIRTDFDAAGVNQSDHQIRRTMDELMAQAIEEIKNT, encoded by the coding sequence ATGAGCAGCATGAAAGACCGCGAAGAAGGCTTCGAGCGCAAATTCGTTTTCGACGAGGAGCTTCGCTTCAAGGCCTCGGCGCGCCGCAACAGGGCGCTCGGCCTCTGGGCCGCCGAAAAGCTCGGCAAGACCGGCGCGGATGCCGAGGCCTATGCCAAGCAGGTGGTCGTCGCCGACATCGAGGAGGCCGGCGATCACGACGTCTTCCGCAAGATCCGTACGGATTTCGACGCGGCCGGCGTCAACCAGTCCGACCACCAGATCCGCCGCACCATGGACGAACTGATGGCGCAGGCGATCGAGGAGATCAAGAACACCTGA